A single Cnuibacter physcomitrellae DNA region contains:
- a CDS encoding protoporphyrinogen/coproporphyrinogen oxidase, translating to MSRVIVLGGGIGGLVAARRLAHLGNEVTLIEREPTLGGLVASREVAGIRIDTGAESFATRKGTVAQLAIELGLGTDIVEPDPEGAWLRWDDDAARLPKTGLLGIPGSPLADDVRRIVGWRGSLRAYCDRLLPVLRVRKETDLGDIVRRRMGRLVLDRLVTPVVAGVHSADPSTVDVQAVAPGLTQNMTTQGSLSGAVMALREMAPAGSQVQGIRGGMARLVDALVADCEKYGVRIRTSREVLGVAADEAGGWDVAIAAVPADVDTAAEHGDGAGAATAAGRVTADAPATGEALHADAIVIATGFRAGLRLLGQTGVGSSGPAVPGPSAWPEPSSVTIATLVIDDARLDAHPRGTGVLVAPGTPGIGAKALTHSSAKWAWLAESLPAGRHVVRLSYGRREADDLVTPTDPTVDQASALSDAGALLGLDLLPSSVVGFATTEWPASLAFATVGHKARVKQTLRAVAEVPGLDVVGAWVSGTGLAATVEHAITTASALAAELRGARRLDRDE from the coding sequence GTGAGCCGCGTCATCGTCCTCGGCGGCGGCATCGGCGGACTGGTCGCCGCGCGCCGGCTCGCCCACCTCGGCAACGAGGTGACGCTCATCGAACGCGAGCCGACGCTCGGCGGGCTCGTGGCGTCGCGCGAGGTCGCCGGCATCCGCATCGACACGGGGGCGGAGAGCTTCGCCACCCGCAAGGGCACCGTCGCGCAGCTCGCGATCGAGCTCGGGCTGGGCACCGACATCGTCGAGCCCGACCCCGAGGGCGCGTGGCTGCGCTGGGACGACGACGCGGCGCGGCTGCCCAAGACGGGGCTGCTCGGCATCCCCGGGTCTCCGCTCGCCGACGACGTGCGCCGGATCGTGGGCTGGCGTGGATCGCTCCGCGCCTACTGCGATCGCCTTCTGCCCGTGCTCCGGGTGCGCAAGGAGACCGATCTCGGCGACATCGTCCGCCGGCGCATGGGCCGGCTCGTGCTCGATCGACTCGTCACCCCGGTCGTGGCGGGGGTGCACTCCGCGGATCCGTCCACCGTCGACGTGCAGGCCGTCGCGCCGGGACTGACGCAGAACATGACGACGCAGGGCTCGCTCTCCGGCGCGGTGATGGCGCTCCGCGAGATGGCTCCGGCGGGCTCGCAGGTGCAGGGCATCCGCGGTGGCATGGCCCGGCTGGTCGACGCGCTGGTCGCCGACTGCGAGAAGTACGGCGTGCGCATCCGCACGTCGCGCGAGGTGCTCGGGGTCGCCGCCGACGAGGCCGGGGGATGGGACGTGGCGATCGCGGCGGTCCCCGCCGACGTCGACACGGCCGCCGAGCACGGGGACGGCGCAGGCGCCGCCACCGCCGCGGGCCGCGTCACCGCCGACGCGCCCGCCACGGGTGAGGCGCTGCACGCCGACGCGATCGTGATCGCGACGGGCTTCCGCGCCGGACTCCGCCTGCTGGGGCAGACCGGCGTCGGATCGTCGGGCCCGGCCGTGCCCGGCCCCTCGGCGTGGCCGGAACCGTCGTCCGTGACCATCGCGACCCTGGTGATCGACGATGCCCGCCTGGACGCGCATCCGCGGGGCACGGGCGTCCTGGTCGCACCCGGAACACCCGGCATCGGGGCGAAGGCGCTCACCCACTCGAGCGCGAAGTGGGCCTGGCTCGCCGAGTCGCTCCCCGCCGGTCGCCACGTCGTGAGGCTGTCCTACGGCAGGCGCGAGGCCGACGACCTGGTGACGCCCACCGATCCGACCGTCGATCAGGCGAGTGCGCTGTCGGATGCGGGCGCCCTGCTCGGCCTCGACCTGCTGCCGTCGTCGGTGGTCGGCTTCGCGACCACCGAGTGGCCCGCGTCGCTCGCGTTCGCCACCGTCGGCCACAAGGCGCGCGTGAAGCAGACCCTCCGTGCCGTCGCCGAGGTGCCCGGCCTCGACGTGGTGGGCGCGTGGGTCTCGGGCACCGGCCTCGCCGCGACCGTCGAGCACGCGATCACCACCGCCTCCGCCCTCGCCGCCGAGCTCCGCGGAGCCCGCCGCCTCGACCGCGACGAGTAG
- a CDS encoding HNH endonuclease family protein has product MRIARYRLVIAGAAILLLAVGALGAWLSRPAPTPPGPTLRGLTWILEDQGLLAPEPGSDPATEPDSAAGSGSGTDSDTGADSNTGAGSEPRVDVDEVRGILAAIPAATTALGDYERDAFGKPWADMDRNGCDTRNDILRRDLADPTMKSGSWCTVTSGVLDDPYTGSTIDFVRGEETSPLVQIDHVVPLAWAWRNGAGDWDTATRLAFANDPVELVAVDGKANNAKADDGPAGWLPPDADSQCAYVAVFTLVVAQYQLTIDDADRAAITRTLDTCP; this is encoded by the coding sequence ATGAGAATCGCCCGGTATCGGCTCGTCATCGCCGGCGCGGCGATCCTGCTGCTCGCGGTCGGCGCGCTCGGCGCCTGGCTGTCGCGCCCTGCCCCGACCCCGCCCGGGCCCACGCTGCGCGGGCTGACGTGGATCCTGGAGGACCAGGGCCTGCTCGCCCCTGAACCGGGCTCGGACCCCGCCACCGAGCCAGACTCGGCCGCGGGATCGGGCTCGGGCACCGACTCGGACACGGGTGCGGACTCGAACACGGGTGCGGGATCGGAGCCGCGGGTCGACGTGGACGAGGTCCGCGGGATCCTCGCCGCCATCCCCGCCGCGACGACCGCGCTCGGCGACTACGAGCGCGACGCGTTCGGGAAGCCGTGGGCCGACATGGACCGCAACGGCTGCGACACCCGCAACGACATCCTGCGCCGTGATCTCGCTGACCCGACGATGAAGTCCGGATCCTGGTGCACGGTGACGTCGGGCGTCCTCGACGATCCCTACACGGGCTCGACGATCGACTTCGTCCGCGGCGAGGAGACCTCCCCACTCGTGCAGATCGATCACGTCGTCCCGCTCGCCTGGGCGTGGCGGAACGGGGCGGGCGACTGGGACACCGCCACGCGTCTGGCGTTCGCCAACGATCCGGTCGAGCTGGTCGCCGTGGACGGCAAGGCGAACAACGCGAAGGCCGACGACGGCCCCGCGGGATGGCTGCCCCCGGATGCCGACTCGCAGTGCGCCTACGTCGCCGTCTTCACCCTGGTGGTCGCGCAGTACCAGCTCACCATCGACGACGCCGACCGCGCCGCTATCACCCGCACCCTCGACACCTGCCCCTGA
- a CDS encoding LacI family DNA-binding transcriptional regulator, with the protein MTQESRAPATLSDVAAHAGVSLATASRVLNGSTRRVRAPLHEKVVASARVLGYVVDAQAQAVARGTSSTIALVVGDIADPYFSGVAAGAIAAARSRGMTVTISTVSAEPEDEVEVVAALRSQRPRAVILARSRHVDPRAETGLAAELDAYRARGGSVSFVDGSSASDARSVRVANQEGAAALASALVDRGYRRFGVLAGDERLVTPRDRVAGFVAGAEQAGVPIAPDLVVPGGFSRDGGRDSARELLARHPDLDCVFAVTDVMAVGAMAALRELGLEPGADVGVAGFDDIAMLADVRPSLTTVALPLAAIGERAVELALAADDELDATRDPVLGDLRLRESTPAR; encoded by the coding sequence ATGACGCAGGAGAGCCGGGCCCCGGCCACGCTGAGCGACGTGGCCGCGCACGCCGGGGTGTCGCTGGCGACCGCGTCGCGTGTACTGAACGGCAGCACCCGGCGCGTGCGTGCTCCGCTCCACGAGAAGGTGGTCGCCTCGGCTCGCGTGCTCGGCTACGTCGTCGACGCTCAGGCGCAGGCCGTCGCGCGGGGCACGAGCAGCACCATCGCCCTCGTGGTCGGCGACATCGCCGACCCGTACTTCTCCGGGGTGGCCGCCGGCGCCATCGCGGCTGCCCGCTCGCGCGGGATGACCGTCACCATCTCGACGGTGTCCGCCGAACCCGAGGACGAGGTCGAGGTCGTCGCCGCACTCCGATCGCAGCGGCCGCGCGCCGTCATCCTCGCCCGTAGCCGTCACGTCGACCCGCGGGCGGAGACGGGTCTGGCCGCCGAGCTCGACGCCTACCGCGCCCGCGGCGGCTCGGTGAGCTTCGTCGACGGATCGTCGGCCTCGGATGCGCGCAGCGTCCGCGTGGCGAACCAGGAGGGCGCGGCGGCGCTCGCTTCCGCCCTGGTCGACCGCGGCTACCGGCGATTCGGGGTCCTGGCCGGCGACGAGCGACTGGTCACCCCGCGCGACCGGGTCGCGGGCTTCGTGGCCGGTGCTGAGCAGGCGGGGGTGCCGATCGCCCCCGACCTCGTCGTGCCGGGCGGTTTCTCCCGGGACGGCGGACGCGACTCGGCCCGGGAGCTCCTCGCACGTCACCCCGACCTCGACTGCGTCTTCGCCGTGACGGACGTCATGGCCGTGGGAGCGATGGCCGCCCTCCGCGAGCTCGGGCTCGAGCCCGGGGCCGACGTGGGCGTGGCGGGCTTCGACGACATCGCGATGCTGGCCGACGTGAGGCCCTCCCTCACGACCGTGGCGCTGCCCCTCGCGGCGATCGGCGAGCGGGCCGTCGAGCTCGCGCTCGCGGCCGACGACGAGCTCGACGCGACCCGGGATCCCGTGCTGGGCGACCTCCGACTCCGCGAGAGCACGCCCGCTCGCTGA
- a CDS encoding Gfo/Idh/MocA family protein yields MSTRTIRIAMNGVTGRMGYRQHLVRSILAIRDEGGIVLPDGDRIQVEPVLLGRNAEKLAELAAEHGVAEWSTDLDAVLADPSIDVYFDAQVTSARKEAILDAIAAGKHVYTEKPIANSVADGLELVAAAEAAGVVNGVVHDKLYLPGLQKLKRLIDGGFFGRILSVRGEFGYWVFEGDYLPAQRPSWNYRAEDGGGMTLDMYCHWNYVLENLFGRVQAVWSKSVTHIPQRWDEQGRPYQATADDAAYGIFELESDVIAQINSSWAVRVDRGELVEFQVDGTLGSATAGLFGCRVQSRVSTPKPVWNPDLPTDQDFRSQWDQIPDNQEFGNGFRAQWEQFLADVVAGRPHVYDLAAGVRGLQLVDAALESSTEGRRVELEPITARVPA; encoded by the coding sequence ATGTCCACACGAACCATCCGCATCGCGATGAACGGCGTCACGGGGCGCATGGGCTACCGCCAGCACCTCGTGAGGTCGATCCTCGCGATCCGCGACGAGGGCGGGATCGTCCTTCCGGACGGCGACCGCATCCAGGTCGAGCCGGTGCTGCTCGGCCGGAACGCGGAGAAGCTGGCCGAACTGGCGGCGGAGCACGGGGTGGCGGAGTGGTCGACCGACCTGGATGCGGTGCTCGCCGACCCGTCGATCGACGTCTACTTCGACGCGCAGGTCACCAGCGCCCGGAAGGAGGCGATCCTCGACGCGATCGCGGCCGGCAAGCACGTGTACACCGAGAAGCCCATCGCGAACAGCGTCGCCGACGGCCTCGAGCTGGTCGCGGCCGCGGAGGCGGCGGGGGTCGTCAACGGCGTCGTGCACGACAAGCTCTACCTGCCGGGCCTGCAGAAGCTCAAGCGGCTCATCGACGGCGGCTTCTTCGGCCGCATCCTCTCCGTGCGCGGGGAGTTCGGCTACTGGGTCTTCGAGGGCGACTACCTGCCGGCGCAGCGTCCGAGCTGGAACTACCGCGCCGAGGACGGTGGTGGCATGACGCTCGACATGTACTGCCACTGGAACTACGTGCTCGAGAACCTGTTCGGCCGGGTGCAGGCGGTGTGGAGCAAGTCGGTCACCCACATCCCCCAGCGCTGGGACGAGCAGGGCCGGCCCTACCAGGCCACCGCCGACGACGCGGCCTACGGCATCTTCGAGCTCGAGAGCGACGTGATCGCGCAGATCAACTCGAGCTGGGCGGTGCGCGTCGACCGGGGCGAGCTCGTCGAGTTCCAGGTCGACGGCACGCTCGGCTCCGCCACCGCGGGGCTCTTCGGATGCAGGGTGCAGTCGAGGGTGAGCACGCCGAAGCCGGTGTGGAACCCCGACCTGCCCACCGACCAGGACTTCCGGTCGCAGTGGGACCAGATCCCCGACAACCAGGAGTTCGGCAACGGCTTCCGGGCGCAGTGGGAGCAGTTCCTGGCCGATGTGGTGGCCGGGCGTCCCCACGTGTACGACCTCGCCGCGGGCGTCCGCGGGCTCCAGCTCGTCGACGCCGCGCTCGAGTCGTCGACCGAGGGGCGCCGGGTCGAGCTCGAGCCGATCACCGCCCGGGTCCCGGCATGA
- a CDS encoding dihydrodipicolinate synthase family protein: MTATAPAPGTAVRIPTADGTTTIHLNDPREWAEHPQPYSSRVAFAAAHVVADPRGDNVPGAPAAIDWEATLAFRRHLFRYGLGVAEAMDTAQRNMGLDWPAVQELVSRSAVQAAELGARIASGAGTDHAPEATTTEAVIAAYLEQVEFVEGTGSQVIVMASRQLARAATSAEDYLAVYDRILSEVSRPVVLHWLGEAFDPQLAGYWGSTDVDTATATFLDLIRSHAGKVDGVKVSLLSESHEIGLRRALPAGVRLYTGDDFNYPTLIRGDDQGHSDALLGAFAAIAPAASAALAALDEGDVARYDAEMAPTLELSRTVFEAPTFHYKTGIAFLAWLAGHQDGFTMVGGLQSARSLTHLGRVFALANEARLLPDPELAAHRFARLCEVQGVTA; encoded by the coding sequence ATGACCGCGACGGCACCGGCTCCGGGTACCGCGGTGAGGATCCCGACCGCGGACGGGACCACGACGATCCACCTGAACGACCCGCGGGAGTGGGCGGAGCATCCGCAGCCGTACTCGTCGCGGGTGGCCTTCGCCGCCGCGCACGTCGTCGCCGACCCGCGCGGCGACAACGTGCCCGGCGCTCCCGCCGCGATCGACTGGGAGGCGACGCTGGCGTTCCGCAGGCACCTCTTCCGGTACGGCCTCGGCGTCGCCGAGGCGATGGACACCGCGCAGCGCAACATGGGGCTCGACTGGCCGGCCGTGCAGGAGCTCGTCTCCCGCTCGGCGGTGCAGGCGGCGGAGCTCGGCGCGCGCATCGCGTCGGGCGCCGGCACGGACCACGCCCCGGAGGCGACGACGACGGAGGCGGTGATCGCCGCGTACCTCGAGCAGGTCGAGTTCGTCGAGGGCACCGGATCGCAGGTGATCGTGATGGCGTCGCGTCAGCTCGCCCGTGCCGCGACGTCCGCCGAGGACTACCTGGCGGTGTATGACCGCATCCTCTCCGAGGTCTCTCGCCCGGTGGTGCTGCACTGGCTGGGCGAGGCCTTCGATCCGCAGCTCGCGGGCTACTGGGGTTCGACCGACGTCGACACCGCCACGGCCACCTTCCTCGACCTGATCCGCTCGCACGCCGGGAAGGTGGACGGGGTGAAGGTCTCGCTGCTGTCGGAGTCGCACGAGATCGGTCTCCGGCGCGCCCTCCCCGCGGGCGTGCGGCTCTACACGGGCGACGACTTCAACTACCCGACCCTCATCCGCGGCGACGACCAGGGCCATTCGGATGCGCTGCTCGGCGCGTTCGCCGCCATCGCGCCCGCCGCCTCCGCCGCGTTGGCCGCGCTCGACGAGGGCGACGTCGCGCGCTATGACGCCGAGATGGCGCCCACGCTCGAGCTCTCGCGCACGGTCTTCGAGGCCCCGACCTTCCACTACAAGACCGGGATCGCCTTCCTGGCGTGGCTCGCCGGTCACCAGGACGGCTTCACGATGGTCGGCGGCCTGCAGTCGGCGCGCAGCCTCACCCATCTAGGACGGGTGTTCGCCCTGGCGAACGAGGCGCGGCTGCTGCCCGACCCGGAGCTCGCGGCGCACCGGTTCGCCCGGCTCTGCGAGGTCCAGGGGGTGACCGCGTGA
- a CDS encoding sugar phosphate isomerase/epimerase family protein, producing MRTPSVGDPRLARLSLNQRTTAEWSLREALDGAVAAGLPAIGLWREPVQEVGLGTAVELVRDSGLRVSSLCRGGFFTAEDEDQRRRAHDENLRALDEAAALGAPTLVLVPGGLPAGSRDLVGARTRAAEAVARLAPEARARGVVLGIEPMNPLYAADRGVVSTLAQALRIARDFSADEVGVVVDTFHLWWEPEVLQTIRSAGDRIVSYQVCDWITPLPADTLLARGMMGDGHVDFAAFTAAVADAGYRGDVEVEIFHAEVWAAPGADTVATLARRYVELVEPWLGT from the coding sequence ATCCGCACCCCGTCGGTCGGCGACCCCCGCCTCGCGCGGCTGTCGCTCAACCAGCGCACCACCGCCGAGTGGTCGCTGCGCGAGGCGCTCGACGGCGCGGTGGCGGCCGGGCTGCCCGCGATCGGCCTCTGGCGCGAGCCGGTGCAGGAAGTCGGACTCGGGACGGCGGTCGAGCTGGTGCGGGACTCGGGGCTCCGTGTGTCCTCCCTGTGCCGCGGCGGGTTCTTCACCGCGGAGGACGAGGATCAGCGTCGTCGAGCCCACGACGAGAACCTGCGCGCGCTCGACGAGGCGGCGGCGCTCGGAGCGCCGACCCTCGTGCTCGTGCCGGGAGGACTCCCCGCGGGATCGCGGGACCTGGTGGGCGCGCGCACCCGCGCCGCCGAGGCCGTCGCCCGGCTCGCCCCCGAGGCTCGCGCGCGCGGCGTGGTGCTCGGCATCGAGCCGATGAACCCCCTCTACGCCGCCGACCGGGGCGTGGTGTCCACCCTCGCCCAGGCGCTGCGGATCGCCCGCGACTTCTCGGCCGACGAGGTGGGGGTCGTGGTCGACACGTTCCACCTGTGGTGGGAGCCCGAGGTGCTTCAGACGATCCGCTCCGCCGGCGACCGGATCGTGAGCTACCAGGTCTGCGACTGGATCACCCCGCTGCCGGCCGACACGCTCCTCGCGCGCGGCATGATGGGCGACGGCCACGTCGACTTCGCGGCCTTCACCGCCGCGGTGGCCGACGCCGGCTATCGGGGCGACGTCGAGGTCGAGATCTTCCACGCCGAGGTGTGGGCCGCACCGGGAGCGGACACGGTCGCCACGCTCGCCCGCCGCTACGTCGAGCTCGTGGAGCCCTGGCTCGGGACGTAA
- a CDS encoding putative oxygenase MesX: protein MTNPTFSLDFTRFDEDYRPLDGSRITTNFANLARGEKRRENLRTTFTMIDERVNELAPGSGEDRDRYTLELDIVSASLDVDGSGRHDPVPLIEVLLTTIVDRRSGERVEGIVGNNFSSYVRDYDFSVVLPAHAEASPDSGPPDDFGVLHGNLFMAFLESDAYTRRFAKPPVICLSVSSSRTYDRTETTHPVLGVEYRQSGYSLTDEYFARMGLQVRFFLPPGGKAPLAFYHLGDLTGDYSDLELAATIGTMETFQRIYRPEIYNADHPAGQSYRPSLTNPDFSRTPIVYDREERSRLAVEQGRFAQEHFITPHAKTLEDWSADFTARRYSLQEGRS from the coding sequence GTGACGAACCCGACCTTCTCCCTCGACTTCACCCGCTTCGACGAGGACTACCGCCCTCTCGACGGCTCGCGCATCACGACGAACTTCGCCAACCTCGCCCGGGGCGAGAAGCGTCGCGAGAACCTGCGCACCACGTTCACGATGATCGACGAGCGCGTGAACGAGCTCGCCCCGGGAAGCGGCGAGGACCGCGATCGCTACACGCTCGAGCTCGACATCGTCTCCGCGAGCCTCGACGTCGACGGCTCCGGCCGCCACGACCCCGTCCCGCTCATCGAGGTGCTCCTGACGACGATCGTCGACCGCCGTAGCGGTGAGCGCGTCGAGGGGATCGTCGGCAACAACTTCTCCTCCTACGTGCGGGACTACGACTTCAGCGTGGTGCTGCCCGCCCACGCGGAGGCCTCGCCGGACTCGGGCCCCCCGGACGACTTCGGAGTCCTCCACGGGAACCTGTTCATGGCGTTCCTGGAGTCGGATGCGTACACGCGGCGTTTCGCCAAGCCTCCCGTCATCTGCCTCAGCGTCTCGAGCAGCAGGACCTACGACCGGACCGAGACCACGCATCCGGTGCTCGGAGTCGAGTACCGCCAGAGCGGGTACTCGCTCACCGACGAGTACTTCGCGAGGATGGGTCTCCAGGTCCGCTTCTTCCTGCCGCCGGGAGGGAAGGCCCCGCTCGCCTTCTACCACCTCGGCGATCTCACGGGCGACTACAGCGACCTCGAGCTCGCCGCCACGATCGGCACCATGGAGACCTTCCAGCGCATCTACCGGCCGGAGATCTACAACGCCGACCACCCGGCGGGGCAGTCGTACCGGCCGAGCCTGACGAACCCCGACTTCTCGAGGACGCCCATCGTCTACGACCGCGAGGAGCGCAGCCGGCTCGCGGTCGAGCAGGGCAGGTTCGCCCAGGAGCACTTCATCACCCCGCACGCGAAGACCCTCGAGGACTGGTCGGCCGACTTCACGGCCCGCCGGTACAGCCTCCAGGAAGGACGGTCATGA